The following proteins come from a genomic window of Streptomyces sp. NBC_01716:
- the lepB gene encoding signal peptidase I, translated as MSGTGRTNGGHGRLGNLLSGLAVAVGCVLFLGGFVWGAVEYQPYTVPTDSMDPTVQAGDRVLAQRISGDDVRRGDVVVFNDAQWGDMPMVKRVVGVGGDKVACCDTEGRLTVNGKAIDEPYVQKMPGGLASTTGFGATVPKGQLFLLGDERSGSLDSRVHLQDQGQGSVPRSTVTARIDAVAWPLGGLIERPDGFAALPGGVSKPGPVMLVVGSALLGALLILGGAAYGPVVRRLDRPRRTGPTGRTDGGVSTGVR; from the coding sequence ATGAGCGGAACAGGACGTACGAACGGCGGCCACGGCCGCCTCGGCAATCTGCTGTCGGGGCTGGCCGTGGCCGTCGGCTGTGTGCTCTTCCTCGGCGGCTTCGTCTGGGGAGCGGTGGAGTACCAGCCGTACACCGTGCCGACCGACTCGATGGATCCGACGGTGCAGGCCGGTGACCGGGTCCTGGCGCAGCGGATATCCGGCGACGACGTGCGACGGGGCGATGTCGTGGTCTTCAACGACGCGCAGTGGGGCGACATGCCGATGGTGAAGCGGGTCGTCGGCGTCGGGGGCGACAAGGTCGCCTGTTGCGACACCGAAGGGCGCCTGACCGTCAACGGGAAAGCGATCGACGAACCGTACGTCCAGAAGATGCCGGGCGGGCTCGCGTCGACCACCGGCTTCGGGGCGACTGTCCCTAAGGGACAGCTGTTCCTTCTCGGCGACGAACGCAGCGGGTCGCTGGACTCACGGGTGCACCTCCAGGACCAGGGGCAGGGGTCGGTGCCGAGGTCGACGGTGACGGCGCGGATCGACGCCGTGGCGTGGCCGCTGGGCGGCCTGATCGAGCGCCCGGACGGCTTCGCGGCGCTGCCCGGCGGGGTCTCGAAGCCGGGGCCGGTGATGCTGGTGGTGGGCTCGGCGCTCCTCGGGGCGCTGCTGATCCTGGGCGGCGCGGCCTACGGGCCGGTCGTACGGAGGCTGGACAGGCCGCGGCGTACGGGGCCGACGGGGCGGACCGATGGAGGGGTGTCGACCGGTGTCCGGTGA
- the lepB gene encoding signal peptidase I — protein MAVGARSGHGEPEDRPEQLAEPPLGPAGSAAETPSAGVSADMRDQVMEQPDGDPGDDGATGVKKQRSFWKELPLLIGIALLLALLIKTFLVQAFSIPSDSMQDTLQRGDRVLVDKLTPWFGAEPERGEVVVFHDPGGWLDSTQAPEPNVAQKFLSFIGLMPSSEEKDLIKRVIAVGGDTVECKKGGSVQVNGKSLDEKSYIFPGNTACDDEPFGPITVPDGRIWVMGDHRQNSLDSRYHQELPGHGTVSTDEVVGRAIVIAWPLNRLSTLPVPDTFDQSGLSAASAVATGAPAVLGVAGAVPLVFWRRRRLTRGRTAG, from the coding sequence TTGGCCGTCGGCGCACGATCCGGACACGGTGAGCCCGAGGACAGGCCCGAGCAGCTTGCCGAGCCTCCCCTCGGTCCTGCCGGTTCCGCCGCGGAGACCCCATCCGCAGGCGTGTCCGCAGACATGCGGGACCAGGTGATGGAGCAGCCGGACGGCGACCCCGGTGACGACGGGGCCACGGGCGTGAAGAAGCAGCGCTCCTTCTGGAAGGAACTGCCTCTGCTGATCGGTATCGCGCTGCTGCTCGCGCTGCTGATCAAGACCTTCCTGGTGCAGGCGTTCTCGATCCCCTCGGACTCGATGCAGGACACCCTGCAGCGTGGTGACCGTGTGCTCGTGGACAAGCTCACGCCGTGGTTCGGCGCGGAGCCCGAGCGCGGCGAGGTCGTGGTCTTCCACGACCCGGGCGGCTGGCTCGACAGCACGCAGGCCCCCGAGCCGAACGTGGCGCAGAAGTTCCTCAGCTTCATCGGCCTCATGCCGTCGTCCGAGGAGAAGGACCTCATCAAGAGGGTCATCGCGGTCGGCGGCGACACGGTGGAGTGCAAGAAGGGCGGCAGCGTCCAGGTCAACGGGAAGTCGCTCGACGAGAAGTCGTACATCTTCCCTGGGAACACGGCCTGTGACGACGAGCCCTTCGGGCCGATCACGGTGCCCGACGGCCGGATCTGGGTGATGGGCGACCACCGGCAGAATTCGCTCGACTCCCGCTACCACCAGGAGCTGCCCGGTCACGGCACCGTCTCCACCGACGAGGTCGTCGGCCGCGCGATCGTCATCGCCTGGCCGCTCAACCGGCTGTCGACGCTGCCCGTGCCCGACACCTTCGACCAGTCGGGCCTCAGCGCGGCGTCCGCGGTGGCGACGGGGGCTCCGGCCGTGCTCGGTGTGGCCGGCGCCGTACCGCTGGTGTTCTGGCGCAGGCGCAGGCTGACCCGCGGCCGTACCGCCGGGTAG
- the lepB gene encoding signal peptidase I produces the protein MGNRGRPGGHRSDTRLPTGTRPTTGRALPGRAERRRLARRVKRRRRRSAMTEIPLLITVALLIALVLKTFLVQAFVIPSGSMEQTIRIDDRVLVDKLTPWFGSRPQRGDVVVFKDPGGWLQEETTPPPDDPVVIKQVKQALTFIGLLPSADEQDLIKRVVAVGGDTVKCCDQDGRVVVNGVPLTEPYLNPGNPPSKLDFEVKVPKGRIFVMGDHRSNSADSRFHLDEEFRGTVSEDGVVGRAVVIAWPLGHWRRLEEPDTYASVPDPRAAPTTALGPSNSVSSQDPNGMILLPTPAELPLVMGVVGLLRLRSGQLHGVRSGCGGFGRRRTIRTR, from the coding sequence ATGGGTAACCGAGGACGGCCCGGGGGCCACCGGTCCGACACCCGGCTGCCGACAGGCACCAGACCCACCACAGGACGCGCTCTGCCGGGGCGCGCGGAGCGGCGCAGGCTCGCCCGCAGGGTGAAACGGCGTCGTCGCCGCTCCGCGATGACGGAGATCCCGCTCCTGATCACCGTGGCGCTGCTGATCGCCCTCGTGCTCAAGACCTTCCTCGTCCAGGCCTTCGTGATCCCCTCCGGCTCCATGGAGCAGACGATCCGGATCGACGACCGGGTGCTGGTGGACAAGCTGACGCCCTGGTTCGGCTCCCGCCCCCAGCGCGGCGACGTCGTCGTGTTCAAGGACCCCGGCGGGTGGCTCCAGGAGGAGACCACGCCGCCCCCGGACGACCCCGTCGTGATCAAGCAGGTCAAGCAGGCCCTCACCTTCATCGGACTGCTGCCGTCCGCCGACGAGCAGGACCTGATCAAGCGTGTCGTCGCCGTGGGCGGCGACACAGTGAAGTGCTGCGACCAGGACGGGCGCGTCGTCGTCAACGGCGTACCGCTGACGGAGCCGTATCTGAATCCCGGCAACCCCCCGTCGAAGCTCGACTTCGAGGTGAAGGTGCCGAAGGGGCGGATTTTTGTGATGGGCGACCACCGGTCGAACTCGGCCGACTCGCGCTTCCACCTCGACGAGGAGTTCCGGGGCACCGTCTCGGAGGACGGGGTCGTCGGACGGGCCGTCGTCATCGCCTGGCCGCTGGGCCACTGGCGGCGGCTGGAGGAGCCGGACACGTACGCCTCCGTACCGGACCCGCGCGCCGCACCGACCACCGCGCTCGGCCCGTCGAATAGTGTGTCCTCTCAGGATCCGAACGGAATGATCCTGCTCCCGACCCCTGCGGAACTCCCGCTCGTTATGGGAGTAGTGGGCCTGCTCCGTCTCCGGAGCGGGCAGTTGCACGGAGTGAGGAGTGGATGTGGGGGATTTGGCCGTCGGCGCACGATCCGGACACGGTGA
- the lepB gene encoding signal peptidase I, translated as MDTEPQHMERGPSSTPATGKEEGSRSVRMRGLPGFLRALSWRRAAVLGVLGTASLLLFSAFVVQPFLIPSGSMEPGLQVGDRVLVNKLAYRFGTEPRRGDVVVFDGTGSFVQEPARENPVTGLAHGAASALGLAEPAETDFVKRVIGVGGDRVVCCDEGGKVEVNGRAIDERYLYFGDAPSSVPFDIVVPSGTLWVMGDHRSNSRDSRDHLGEPGGGTVSVDKVIGRVDWIGWPAGRWDSLEGTDAFRDVRGPDGAHG; from the coding sequence ATGGACACCGAACCACAGCACATGGAGCGCGGCCCTTCTTCCACACCCGCCACAGGGAAGGAAGAGGGGTCGCGCTCCGTGCGTATGCGGGGTCTCCCGGGATTTCTGCGCGCCCTGTCGTGGCGCCGGGCCGCGGTGCTCGGCGTACTGGGCACGGCTTCTCTCCTGCTGTTCAGCGCCTTCGTCGTGCAGCCCTTCCTGATCCCCAGCGGCTCCATGGAGCCGGGCCTCCAGGTCGGGGACAGGGTGCTTGTCAACAAGTTGGCGTACCGTTTCGGTACCGAGCCGCGGCGCGGTGATGTGGTCGTCTTCGACGGCACCGGGTCGTTCGTCCAGGAGCCGGCGCGGGAGAACCCCGTCACGGGGCTGGCGCACGGGGCGGCCTCGGCCCTCGGTCTCGCCGAGCCCGCCGAGACCGATTTCGTGAAACGCGTGATCGGCGTGGGGGGCGACCGGGTGGTCTGCTGCGACGAGGGGGGCAAGGTCGAGGTGAACGGCCGGGCGATCGACGAGCGGTACCTGTACTTCGGCGACGCGCCGTCGAGCGTGCCCTTCGACATCGTCGTACCCTCTGGCACCCTCTGGGTGATGGGCGACCACCGCAGCAACTCCCGCGACTCACGTGACCACTTGGGCGAGCCCGGGGGTGGCACGGTGTCCGTCGACAAGGTCATCGGGCGCGTGGACTGGATCGGCTGGCCGGCGGGCCGGTGGGACTCGCTGGAGGGCACCGACGCCTTCAGGGACGTACGGGGCCCGGACGGCGCCCATGGGTAA
- the rplS gene encoding 50S ribosomal protein L19, whose protein sequence is MAHLLDTVDAASLRSDLPAFRPGDTVNVHVRVIEGNRSRIQQFKGVVIRRQGSGVRETFTVRKVSFSVGVERTFPVHSPIFEKIELVSRGDVRRAKLYYLRELRGKAAKIKEKRDN, encoded by the coding sequence ATGGCTCACCTGCTCGACACCGTCGACGCGGCGTCGCTCCGCAGCGACCTCCCCGCTTTCCGTCCCGGCGACACCGTGAACGTCCACGTACGTGTCATCGAGGGCAACCGCTCCCGTATCCAGCAGTTCAAGGGTGTCGTCATCCGCCGGCAGGGCTCGGGTGTCCGTGAGACCTTCACGGTCCGCAAGGTCTCCTTCTCCGTCGGCGTCGAGCGCACCTTCCCGGTGCACAGCCCGATCTTCGAGAAGATCGAGCTCGTGAGCCGTGGTGACGTACGTCGCGCCAAGCTCTACTACCTCCGTGAGCTGCGCGGCAAGGCTGCGAAGATCAAGGAGAAGCGCGACAACTGA